Below is a genomic region from Telmatobacter sp. DSM 110680.
CCGGTGTCGTTTTTCCCGGAGTGCAAAAGTCCACATGGAACTACGAGAAAACAGCGAAGTCATACTACTTTCATCGCTTTTATGATTTTCAGCCTGACCTCAACACCAGTAATCCCGAGGTGCAGGCCGAGATTCTGAAGATCATGGGCTTCTGGCTGCAACTTGGCGTCGATGGGTTTCGCATGGATGCGGTCCCGTTTGTGATTTCGACCAAAGGCGCCGACATGCCGCGACCACGCGAGAAATATGACATGCTCCGCAATTTCAGCGAGTTCCTAACTTGGCGCAAAAGCGGGGCGATCATCCTTGGAGAAGCAAATGTTCTTCCGGACACCGATCTTGAATACTTTGGCGATTTCGGCGAGCGACTGCAGATGATGTTCAATTTCGATGTCAACCAGCATCTGTTCTTCGCGCTGGCCAGTGGCGATCCCAAGCCGCTTATCAAGGCGATGGAAAACACCAAGTCACGACCAGCTACGGCGCAGTGGGGGCAGTTTCTGCGCAACCATGATGAATTGGATTTGGGGCGCCTCACAGAAAAACAACGGACGACGGTATTCGCTGCGTTCGGTCCTGAAAAGAACATGCAGCTCTACCATCGCGGTATCCGGCGGCGCCTTGCTCCTATGCTGCAGGGAGATCGGCGACGTATTGAACTTGCTTACAGTCTCATGATGACGCTTCCCGGAACCCCAGTGCTTCGGTACGGCGACGAAATCGGGATGGGCGATGATCTCCGGCTGCCAGAGCGCGAATGCGCGCGCACTCCGATGCAGTGGTCAACTGAACCCAATGGAGGCTTCACCAAAAAGGAGCACCCGATCTCGCCGGTGATCAGCGAAGGTGGATATGGGTTTCAACATGTCAATGTCGCTGCCCAGCGCCGCGATCCCAACTCGCTGCTGAACTGGATGGAGCGCATCATTCGCATGCGCAAGGAAGTCCCTGAGATTGGCTGGGGAGACTTCTCCTTCGTTAAGACGAAACAATCCTCTGTGCTCGCCATGCGCTATGACTGGCGAAACAACTCAGTGCTTTGCATGCACAACCTGAGCGCGGAACCGCAGGAGGTTGTTTTCTCAATTCGTGCGAAAGGCGAAGACAGCAGCACGCTAGTCAACCTGCTCTCGGAGGATCACAGCTATCCAGAGAAACAAGGCAGCAAGCACCGCATCCTTCTCGAACCGTATGGCTATCGCTGGTTCAGAATCGGTGGACTAGATTATTTGCTTAGGCGATCGGAGGTCTAATCAACGTTAGCTGCCCATCGCATCTATGGCTAAATTTGCTAGCAACGTTGAGACTTTCTCATCTTCAAAAGAACAGCCCGCCATGCGGCGGGCTGTTGAACGACTTTCTCTTACATTGATTCAAAGGAAGCAAATGGCGCGGAAACGCCACTCAAAGCCGAATGCTTACACTTGCCTCTATCAAGGCTAGGCCCATTTCCAACCAAGCCAATACATCCTTCGACCTATGACATTGCACTCTTTGGGGAGAAGCGACAGCATGGGCTAACCGCCTTCCAACGGCGAAAGCACGCAACCGGCTAAATTTCAGACAGATGAAGGACCCGTGCCTAGCCTGGGACGGAGGCGAAGCAGATCAGGGCCGCCTAGGAGGTCGACCCTGATCCTTGATGAACCCTCCCATGGGGGAGATAGGAAGGGTTTCCCGCAACACAAGGGTGTACCGAGATGGATGCCGCCGGAACTGGCACGGTTGCAGGCAGACACTTAGAAATCAGGCTACCGTATCTCTTGCTGTCTCGCGCACTTGGCGGGTGCCCCGGCTCGTGCCTTTCTTTGTAGTTGACCTGATAACATGAATTTCGCGGTGTGAGCCTGGCGATGCGCCGGACGTGACTTTCCCTTAGAGAGCCAGCCGGCGAAGTTTTTTGGGTGAATTCGTCTCACATCACAGAAAGATGTTGGGCACTTTCGGCAAAACGTGGCAACCACTGTCTTCCCCAGCCCGGCCGCTCGCGGCAATCTGCTCCTGGCCTTGATTCTCACGCTTCTGCCCACGCGTGCGCTCTGCGCTGCGCAGGAAACACAGGGCAGTTTTGAGGACCTTTCCGCGCGCGCGGCGGCCGCGCGCGATCAGCAAAACCTTCCTCTCGCCATCCAGCTCTATCAGCAGGCCGAGCAACTGAAACCTGACTGGCAAGAAGGCTGGTGGTATCTCGGGATGCTCCAATACAGTTCCAATCAGTTTCCAGGAGCCATCGACGCCTTTAGCCACCTTCTTGAATTGGCGCCAACTGCGGTGCCTGCCATGGCGCTGCGCGGCCTTTGCGAATTTGAAACGGGGGCTTACGAAGACTCGCTCCGCGACCTGGAGCAGGCCGTAGCCCACGGAGCTCTCAATCAGCCCCACAACGAAGAGATCATTCGCTTCCATCTCGCGCAATTGCTCGCTCATGCGGGGCGCTTCCAGGATGCGCTCGAGCAGTACCGCTTCTTTGCCGAACACCACGTCGACGCACCGGACCTGACGATCGGCATCGGCCTTGCAGGGATGCGTGATCCCACATTTCCGAAGGACGTCGCCGCCCAGACTCGCGAGCTCTATCAGGCCGTTGGCAATGCGGGATACATCTTCCTCTCCGGCGACAACGAGCAGGCAGATGCTTCATTCGCAGAGCTCTTTGTTCGCTTCCCCTCTACGCCCAATCTTCACTATTTCTATGGATTTCTGCTCTTTCCACATGATCCGGGTCTTGCGATCGATCAGTTCCACAGCGAACTTGCTACCAATCCCACTAATGAAACCGCCAATGCACTTCTTGCCTTCACCCTGGTGATTGCCGGGCGTTTCAGCGAAGCACTCGAGCCGGCGCAGCGCGCTTACGCGAAATCACCAGACACTGAGATTTCCCAACTGGCCCTCGGACGCTCACT
It encodes:
- a CDS encoding alpha-amylase family protein, with the translated sequence MINDLWYKNAIIYSLSVATYMDANGDGVGDFQGLMRRLDYLHGMGITTLWLMPFQPSPCKDGGYDIADYYGVDPRYGTLGDFVEFTEGCKQRGIRVLIDLVVNHTSNEHPWFREACRDPQSKYREWYVWSKKKPKDAASGVVFPGVQKSTWNYEKTAKSYYFHRFYDFQPDLNTSNPEVQAEILKIMGFWLQLGVDGFRMDAVPFVISTKGADMPRPREKYDMLRNFSEFLTWRKSGAIILGEANVLPDTDLEYFGDFGERLQMMFNFDVNQHLFFALASGDPKPLIKAMENTKSRPATAQWGQFLRNHDELDLGRLTEKQRTTVFAAFGPEKNMQLYHRGIRRRLAPMLQGDRRRIELAYSLMMTLPGTPVLRYGDEIGMGDDLRLPERECARTPMQWSTEPNGGFTKKEHPISPVISEGGYGFQHVNVAAQRRDPNSLLNWMERIIRMRKEVPEIGWGDFSFVKTKQSSVLAMRYDWRNNSVLCMHNLSAEPQEVVFSIRAKGEDSSTLVNLLSEDHSYPEKQGSKHRILLEPYGYRWFRIGGLDYLLRRSEV
- a CDS encoding tetratricopeptide repeat protein, which encodes MATTVFPSPAARGNLLLALILTLLPTRALCAAQETQGSFEDLSARAAAARDQQNLPLAIQLYQQAEQLKPDWQEGWWYLGMLQYSSNQFPGAIDAFSHLLELAPTAVPAMALRGLCEFETGAYEDSLRDLEQAVAHGALNQPHNEEIIRFHLAQLLAHAGRFQDALEQYRFFAEHHVDAPDLTIGIGLAGMRDPTFPKDVAAQTRELYQAVGNAGYIFLSGDNEQADASFAELFVRFPSTPNLHYFYGFLLFPHDPGLAIDQFHSELATNPTNETANALLAFTLVIAGRFSEALEPAQRAYAKSPDTEISQLALGRSLAETGDTKRGAELLSQVIARDPQNLEAHLGMMSIYSQSGNREEAERERKVCRDLAK